One region of Candidatus Eisenbacteria bacterium genomic DNA includes:
- a CDS encoding ribonuclease PH, with protein sequence MGGTRVICAATVEDRVPPFLRNTGRGWVTAEYSMLPRSSHERIQREVTRGHVGGRTHEIQRLIGRSLRAVTNLEALGERQILVDCDVLEADGGTRTASITGAFVALVDAIRWLTRRVELPGPPLRDFIAAVSVGIVGGEPMLDLCYEEDSRAEVDMNLVLTGSGRLVEIQGTAEGKPFSEAELATMMELGKTGIRKLITQQKRTLGLRALPKAWS encoded by the coding sequence ATGGGCGGGACACGCGTGATCTGCGCGGCGACCGTGGAGGATCGCGTGCCGCCCTTCTTGCGGAACACCGGCCGGGGCTGGGTGACCGCCGAGTACAGCATGCTCCCGCGCTCTTCGCACGAGCGGATCCAGCGCGAGGTGACGCGCGGCCACGTCGGCGGGCGCACGCATGAGATCCAGCGCCTGATCGGCCGCTCGCTTCGCGCGGTGACGAATCTTGAAGCCTTGGGCGAGCGCCAGATCCTCGTCGACTGCGACGTGCTCGAGGCGGACGGCGGAACCAGAACCGCTTCGATCACCGGCGCCTTCGTGGCGCTGGTCGACGCGATCCGATGGCTCACGCGCCGCGTCGAGCTGCCCGGCCCGCCGCTTCGCGATTTCATCGCGGCGGTGTCGGTCGGCATCGTGGGCGGGGAGCCGATGCTCGACCTCTGCTACGAGGAGGACTCGAGGGCCGAGGTCGACATGAACTTGGTTCTGACCGGATCGGGCCGCCTCGTGGAGATCCAGGGCACCGCCGAAGGGAAGCCCTTCTCCGAAGCGGAGCTCGCGACGATGATGGAGTTGGGCAAGACGGGGATCCGGAAGCTCATCACGCAACAGAAGCGAACGCTCGGGCTGCGCGCGCTTCCCAAAGCGTGGAGCTAG
- a CDS encoding GerMN domain-containing protein, which produces MKLTPRQRVFAIAGAVVLVAVALWFTIGPGRGSKLAPERLTPLASELEGIRGVYLYFGVPGSDDVAAEYRDVVVKDREADRVRAIYRELLSGSTGSYESPFPDGVELLNAYYTSRGSLYLDWNQALVKEFQGGSGRERQLLASIVLTAADNLPDVTEVVLLVEGNPVETIGGHFDTMTPLTVAEWR; this is translated from the coding sequence ATGAAGCTCACCCCCCGGCAGCGGGTGTTCGCGATCGCGGGGGCCGTTGTCCTCGTCGCGGTCGCGCTCTGGTTCACGATCGGCCCGGGGCGGGGATCGAAGCTCGCGCCCGAGCGGCTCACGCCCCTTGCCTCCGAGCTCGAAGGAATCCGCGGCGTCTACCTCTACTTCGGGGTGCCTGGCTCGGACGACGTGGCGGCGGAGTACCGCGACGTCGTGGTGAAGGACCGGGAGGCGGACCGCGTGCGCGCGATCTACCGGGAGCTTCTCTCCGGATCGACCGGAAGCTACGAGTCGCCCTTTCCCGACGGGGTGGAGCTCCTGAACGCCTACTACACGTCGCGCGGATCGCTCTACCTCGATTGGAACCAGGCCCTGGTGAAGGAATTCCAAGGCGGGAGTGGGCGCGAGCGCCAGCTTCTCGCCTCGATCGTGCTCACGGCGGCCGACAATTTGCCGGACGTCACCGAGGTCGTGCTCCTCGTCGAGGGAAACCCGGTCGAGACGATCGGAGGGCATTTCGATACCATGACGCCCCTCACCGTGGCGGAGTGGCGATGA
- a CDS encoding glutamate racemase, with protein sequence MSARRVLGVFDSGIGGLTVVRHLRRLLPGVPIVYFGDTARVPYGTKSDATVRRFAGEAVRFLTQFQVGRVVVACNTVSAVALRTLGREFQGLPIDGVIEPGADAAVEATRSGRIGVIGTRATVASAAYERAVSAAARRAGKRARVDAVPCPLLVPLAEEGMEDSQAAREVLRDYLAPLKRKKVDTLILGCTHYPPFRRALGAVMGPRVRLIDSGEATARRLAKTLKRERRDGRGTLRCYVSDIPRQFERIGRRFLGHSMGRVRLVAQDDLPWFERPPHKGGR encoded by the coding sequence ATGAGCGCCCGCCGCGTTCTCGGCGTCTTCGATTCGGGAATCGGCGGACTCACCGTCGTGCGGCACCTGCGCCGGCTTCTCCCGGGCGTCCCGATCGTCTATTTCGGGGACACGGCCCGTGTTCCCTACGGCACGAAATCGGACGCCACCGTTCGGCGCTTCGCCGGCGAGGCCGTCCGCTTCCTGACCCAGTTTCAAGTCGGACGGGTCGTCGTGGCGTGCAATACGGTTTCCGCGGTCGCCCTTCGTACGCTCGGGCGTGAGTTTCAGGGGCTTCCGATCGACGGCGTGATCGAGCCGGGCGCCGACGCGGCCGTCGAGGCCACCCGATCCGGGCGGATCGGCGTGATCGGGACCCGCGCCACGGTGGCGAGCGCGGCCTACGAGCGCGCGGTGTCGGCCGCGGCGCGCCGGGCGGGGAAGCGCGCTCGGGTCGACGCCGTCCCCTGCCCGCTCCTGGTCCCGCTCGCCGAGGAGGGAATGGAAGATTCCCAGGCGGCCCGAGAGGTCCTGCGCGACTACCTCGCCCCGCTCAAGCGAAAGAAGGTCGATACCCTGATTCTCGGCTGCACGCACTATCCTCCGTTTCGTCGAGCGCTCGGCGCGGTGATGGGCCCTCGGGTGCGGCTGATCGACTCGGGCGAAGCGACCGCGCGGCGCCTGGCCAAGACGTTGAAGCGCGAGCGTCGCGACGGACGCGGCACGCTCCGGTGCTACGTCTCCGATATTCCGCGGCAGTTCGAGCGGATCGGCCGCCGCTTCCTGGGCCACTCCATGGGACGCGTGCGCCTCGTGGCGCAGGACGACCTTCCCTGGTTCGAGCGTCCGCCCCACAAGGGAGGGCGCTGA
- a CDS encoding T9SS type A sorting domain-containing protein, giving the protein MKAPLKLLALSLLILFVPFATAQAQAPSLSTIPNISVNAGATVIANVVAVDPLGRNITLTSSLPSFVTLNTPTSGVGVIVTTLTLAPGAINVGNYTAAVTASAGGVTDIEIFGITVNTSGTNQVPVVSAPPLREVTEGSNLNFTIGVSDADGDPVEALYTSILPVGATFTPNGSNTSGTFNWTPGLGDHGEYDIRFTAMSMTGTLGAAVTHIRVAAAPTLTITPIDDVTLADGSNLSVPVNASGPAGVLITLLGSLPSFATLEAPGSGLGSVSTSISLAPPVGSAGTYHASITASSSGVPPVIENFDIIVTGTVGGENHPPVLTAPASETVAIGSTLTFSVSATDADGDHVDLFLSGQPPGSSFVDHANNTGTFTWSPISGQGGTHTASFSGTDGHAGGSGSASTVITVTGDAPQNHAPVLSAPLTQQVAEGVNLAFTVTATDQDGDHVTLTANSVPTGATFGDQGNNTGTFSWTPGSTQSGLYNVAFNGSDGNGGTGTASTAITVTGPPPENHAPALSAPSTEQVDEGVILSFTVTATDQDGDHVTLTSNSVPNGAAFSDMGNNTGIFSWTPGSTQSGLYDVAFNGGDGHGGTGTASTAITVNDVAAENHAPVLSAPSTEQVDEGASLSFAVTATDQDGDHVTLTASSVPSGAAFSDQGDNTGVFSWTPGSTQSGVYNVAFAGSDGRGGTGTANTAITVNDVGGGDVPGKACLIASFKSKDDATCFRIRPVNKSFDLRDVVLSSITFVWHGASVAAQAARIELHCHGNGGHDDGGNDAAAIHLNGDHPHGDGEGENDDDDDADHDCGGVVCGEHGGNNDHHGDGNGGNCDTLGIRACFSTRALLEVLAGAKMPCDLVHAEIHATLTSGGTVVATFGKDRDSDDGEVCDKGKDKGKDEDKGGNKDGDKDKNKGGDHQTGAQAKAGMNPMVRPNPLNPMTELLFTTSRAGTVRVTIYDSRGRLVKSLLEEFRSAGLQRMAWDGSNSRSQKVASGVYFFRIEAAEGQMIKRVAVVK; this is encoded by the coding sequence ATGAAGGCACCACTCAAGCTTCTGGCACTGAGCCTGCTCATCTTATTCGTGCCGTTCGCGACGGCTCAGGCCCAGGCACCTTCGCTGTCCACCATTCCGAACATCAGCGTGAATGCTGGCGCGACGGTGATCGCGAACGTGGTCGCGGTCGACCCCCTTGGCCGCAATATCACCCTTACCTCCTCACTCCCGTCCTTCGTGACGCTGAACACACCGACCTCCGGAGTCGGGGTCATTGTCACCACCTTGACGCTGGCTCCCGGCGCCATCAACGTCGGCAATTACACCGCCGCGGTGACCGCGTCAGCGGGAGGGGTGACGGACATCGAGATCTTCGGGATCACCGTCAACACATCGGGCACGAACCAAGTGCCTGTCGTGAGCGCTCCTCCTCTGCGGGAAGTGACAGAGGGTTCGAATCTCAATTTCACCATTGGCGTGAGCGATGCCGACGGAGACCCCGTCGAAGCCTTGTACACCTCCATACTCCCCGTCGGAGCCACATTCACCCCGAATGGCTCGAACACGTCGGGGACGTTCAACTGGACGCCGGGCTTGGGAGATCACGGCGAGTACGACATCCGGTTCACGGCGATGTCCATGACCGGCACCCTGGGCGCCGCGGTGACGCACATTCGCGTCGCGGCGGCACCAACGCTCACGATTACTCCGATCGATGATGTCACCTTGGCGGACGGCTCCAATCTCTCGGTGCCGGTAAACGCGTCCGGCCCGGCGGGCGTCCTCATAACGCTCCTAGGGTCGCTCCCGTCGTTCGCGACCCTGGAGGCGCCAGGCTCAGGCTTGGGATCCGTGAGCACCTCGATCTCACTGGCTCCTCCGGTGGGAAGCGCGGGCACCTACCATGCTTCGATCACGGCCAGCTCCAGCGGAGTTCCGCCGGTCATCGAGAACTTTGACATCATCGTCACGGGCACGGTCGGAGGCGAGAACCACCCGCCGGTCCTGACGGCTCCTGCGAGCGAGACGGTCGCGATTGGTTCCACCCTGACCTTCAGTGTGAGCGCGACCGATGCCGACGGAGATCATGTCGATCTCTTCCTCAGCGGCCAGCCGCCCGGATCGAGCTTCGTGGATCACGCGAATAACACTGGGACCTTCACCTGGAGCCCGATTTCCGGCCAGGGTGGTACGCACACGGCGTCGTTCAGCGGGACCGACGGACACGCCGGTGGCTCGGGTTCCGCGAGCACGGTGATCACGGTAACGGGAGATGCTCCGCAGAACCACGCGCCTGTATTGAGCGCTCCGTTGACTCAGCAGGTGGCCGAGGGCGTCAACCTCGCGTTCACGGTGACCGCCACCGATCAGGACGGCGATCATGTGACCCTCACGGCGAATTCGGTCCCCACCGGGGCCACGTTCGGCGATCAAGGGAACAACACCGGAACCTTCTCATGGACGCCGGGGTCGACGCAGTCGGGCCTCTATAACGTGGCGTTCAACGGCAGCGACGGGAACGGCGGCACCGGTACGGCGAGCACCGCCATCACGGTGACGGGCCCTCCTCCCGAGAACCACGCGCCGGCGCTGAGCGCGCCGTCCACGGAGCAGGTGGACGAGGGCGTCATTCTTTCGTTCACGGTGACCGCCACCGATCAGGACGGCGATCATGTCACCCTCACGTCGAATTCGGTGCCCAATGGAGCCGCGTTCTCCGATATGGGGAACAACACCGGGATCTTCTCGTGGACACCCGGCTCGACGCAGTCAGGTCTCTATGACGTTGCCTTCAATGGCGGCGACGGGCACGGCGGCACCGGTACGGCGAGCACCGCGATCACGGTGAACGACGTCGCCGCCGAGAACCACGCGCCGGTGCTGAGCGCGCCGTCCACGGAGCAGGTGGACGAGGGTGCCAGCCTCTCATTCGCGGTCACGGCTACCGATCAGGATGGCGATCACGTCACCCTCACGGCGAGCTCGGTCCCCAGCGGGGCCGCGTTCTCGGATCAGGGTGACAATACCGGCGTCTTCTCGTGGACGCCGGGATCGACGCAGTCCGGCGTCTATAACGTGGCGTTCGCGGGCAGCGACGGCCGCGGCGGCACGGGCACCGCGAATACGGCCATCACCGTCAACGATGTCGGCGGTGGAGACGTACCTGGAAAAGCGTGCCTCATCGCGAGCTTCAAGTCCAAGGACGACGCGACCTGCTTCCGGATCCGGCCGGTCAACAAGTCCTTCGACCTTCGTGACGTCGTGCTGTCCAGCATTACGTTCGTGTGGCACGGCGCGTCGGTGGCGGCGCAGGCGGCCCGGATCGAGCTCCATTGCCATGGTAACGGCGGCCATGACGACGGCGGCAACGACGCCGCGGCGATTCACTTGAACGGCGATCATCCTCACGGCGACGGCGAGGGTGAGAACGACGACGACGACGATGCGGACCACGATTGCGGCGGCGTGGTCTGTGGCGAGCACGGTGGGAACAACGACCACCATGGCGATGGCAACGGCGGCAACTGCGATACGCTCGGCATCCGCGCGTGCTTCTCGACGCGGGCCCTCCTCGAAGTGCTGGCGGGAGCGAAGATGCCGTGCGACCTGGTCCACGCCGAGATCCACGCCACGCTGACGAGCGGCGGCACGGTCGTGGCCACGTTCGGCAAGGACAGGGACTCCGACGACGGCGAGGTCTGCGACAAGGGCAAGGACAAGGGCAAGGACGAGGACAAGGGCGGCAACAAGGACGGCGATAAGGACAAGAACAAGGGTGGGGACCACCAGACCGGTGCGCAGGCCAAGGCCGGCATGAACCCGATGGTCCGGCCGAACCCGCTCAACCCGATGACGGAGCTCTTGTTCACAACCTCGCGCGCGGGCACGGTGCGCGTGACGATCTATGACAGTCGGGGCCGGCTCGTGAAGTCCCTGCTGGAAGAGTTCCGCAGCGCCGGCCTGCAGAGGATGGCGTGGGACGGCTCGAACTCGCGGAGCCAGAAGGTCGCCTCGGGCGTGTACTTCTTCCGGATTGAGGCGGCCGAAGGACAGATGATCAAGCGGGTCGCGGTCGTTAAGTAG
- the smpB gene encoding SsrA-binding protein SmpB, with protein sequence MLRGSAPKAKKGDDGRQIICTNRKARHDYTVIETFEAGIELRGSEVKSLRDAKAHLVDAYATVETDQLYLRNAHISPYDPASYENHEPTRARRLLMHRMEIKRLRAQLEEKGLTLIPLSLYFRDGRVKVELALAKGRKNYDKRTKLDERRARREIRGVMRGEKPE encoded by the coding sequence ATGCTGCGGGGCTCGGCGCCGAAGGCCAAGAAGGGCGACGACGGGCGCCAGATCATTTGCACGAACCGGAAGGCGCGGCACGATTACACGGTGATCGAGACCTTTGAGGCGGGGATTGAGCTGCGGGGCAGCGAGGTCAAGTCACTCCGCGACGCCAAGGCGCACCTGGTCGACGCGTACGCCACCGTCGAGACCGACCAGCTCTACCTCCGCAACGCCCACATCAGCCCCTACGATCCGGCGAGCTACGAGAATCACGAGCCGACGCGCGCGCGCCGGCTGCTCATGCACCGCATGGAGATCAAGCGCCTCCGCGCGCAGCTTGAGGAGAAAGGACTCACGCTCATCCCGCTCTCCCTTTACTTTCGTGACGGCAGAGTGAAGGTGGAGTTGGCCCTCGCGAAGGGCAGAAAGAACTACGACAAGCGCACGAAGCTCGACGAGAGGAGGGCGCGGCGGGAGATCCGAGGCGTGATGCGGGGAGAGAAGCCGGAGTGA